A window of the Pelorhabdus rhamnosifermentans genome harbors these coding sequences:
- a CDS encoding KH domain-containing protein, with the protein MTDLIEVIAKALVRNPDKVSVTESVDNEILIYKLHVAAEDMGKIIGKQGRIAKALRTVVKAAASRENKKVMVEIIE; encoded by the coding sequence ATGACTGATTTAATAGAAGTTATCGCCAAAGCCTTAGTAAGAAATCCCGACAAAGTCAGTGTGACCGAATCGGTCGATAATGAAATCCTTATTTATAAGCTCCATGTGGCAGCGGAAGATATGGGAAAAATTATCGGAAAACAGGGACGGATTGCGAAAGCACTTCGTACTGTCGTGAAAGCGGCTGCCTCGCGGGAAAATAAAAAAGTGATGGTTGAAATCATTGAGTGA
- a CDS encoding YlqD family protein, with protein MDQAQQVTLKCPVTIKAKVTENLKKQLTSDIEEAIKRADTELQQIDFQGKRALAEQAKQDAQGLVGLRQQINAEMQKRIDFKAQMEAKLKETTELEIGVEIVQGTLEQFVTLGMGDDLNQAMSTEILLEDGKIIALRS; from the coding sequence ATGGATCAAGCACAACAAGTGACGCTGAAGTGCCCAGTAACCATAAAAGCCAAAGTAACAGAAAACTTAAAAAAGCAATTGACAAGTGATATCGAGGAAGCCATTAAACGGGCGGATACGGAATTGCAGCAAATTGATTTCCAGGGGAAACGGGCGCTTGCTGAGCAAGCCAAGCAGGATGCACAGGGATTAGTTGGCCTGCGTCAGCAAATCAATGCAGAAATGCAAAAACGCATCGATTTCAAAGCACAAATGGAAGCGAAGTTAAAAGAAACAACCGAGCTCGAAATTGGTGTAGAAATCGTTCAAGGAACATTGGAACAATTTGTAACACTTGGAATGGGCGATGATTTAAATCAAGCCATGTCAACTGAGATATTGCTTGAAGACGGCAAAATTATTGCCTTGCGAAGTTAA
- a CDS encoding RNA methyltransferase has protein sequence MSKTYIGLVHYPIYNRNNEVVTTAIANFDIHDLARTSRTYNIKNYFIIHPLESQIRLAQDVMDYWKTGVGSKYNLDRKEAFTTVETVPDIEAAVDQITAKEQARPIVVTTDARIYPNTISYGHLREKIAQNDHPCLLLFGTGFGLEKTMMNQFDYILEPIYGGGEYNHLPVRAAVAIILDRLLGEAWWQAGNTD, from the coding sequence GTGAGTAAGACCTATATTGGACTGGTGCATTATCCCATTTATAACCGCAATAACGAAGTCGTAACAACCGCCATTGCTAATTTTGATATTCATGATTTAGCCCGTACATCACGGACCTATAATATTAAAAATTATTTTATTATCCATCCGCTGGAAAGTCAGATTCGCTTGGCTCAAGATGTCATGGATTACTGGAAAACGGGTGTTGGCAGTAAGTATAATTTGGATCGTAAAGAAGCTTTTACAACGGTTGAAACAGTGCCTGACATAGAGGCGGCTGTGGATCAGATTACTGCCAAGGAACAGGCTCGTCCCATTGTTGTTACAACAGATGCTAGGATTTATCCCAATACGATTTCTTATGGTCATTTGCGCGAAAAAATTGCTCAGAATGATCATCCTTGCTTATTGTTGTTTGGGACAGGTTTTGGTTTAGAAAAGACCATGATGAATCAATTTGATTATATTTTGGAACCCATTTATGGTGGTGGTGAATATAATCATCTTCCGGTACGGGCGGCTGTTGCTATCATACTGGATCGATTACTTGGAGAAGCTTGGTGGCAGGCGGGAAATACAGATTGA
- the trmD gene encoding tRNA (guanosine(37)-N1)-methyltransferase TrmD, whose translation MRIDIVSLFPEMFDGPLGHSIIKRARDAALLDIVITNPRIFTEDKHHIVDDMPFGGGAGMVMKPDPIFRAVQSLCGETLPSKRRIILMCPSGQPFTQEKAKELATFDQLIFVCGHYEGVDERVRKYLVDECISIGDYVLTGGELPAMVITDTVSRMIPGVLGAPEGAEEDSFYHGLLEYPQYTRPREFEGMTVPDILLSGDHAKIARWRRKESLRLTLQKRPDLLKSAELLDTDRRLLREIEQEGGDEE comes from the coding sequence ATGCGCATTGATATTGTTTCACTCTTTCCAGAGATGTTTGATGGGCCTTTGGGCCATAGTATAATCAAGCGTGCTCGTGATGCGGCATTATTAGACATTGTCATTACGAATCCTCGCATCTTTACAGAAGATAAACATCATATTGTCGATGATATGCCTTTTGGCGGCGGTGCCGGCATGGTCATGAAGCCTGACCCGATCTTTCGGGCTGTCCAAAGTCTGTGCGGGGAGACACTCCCTTCTAAGCGGCGGATAATTCTTATGTGTCCAAGTGGTCAGCCCTTTACTCAGGAGAAAGCCAAGGAACTTGCCACATTCGATCAATTGATCTTCGTTTGTGGTCACTACGAAGGTGTGGACGAGCGGGTTCGCAAATACCTTGTTGATGAATGTATTTCTATTGGCGATTATGTACTCACTGGCGGTGAGCTTCCGGCCATGGTTATTACGGATACTGTATCGCGGATGATTCCCGGCGTTCTTGGCGCACCCGAGGGGGCAGAAGAGGATTCTTTTTATCATGGTCTCTTGGAATATCCACAATATACGCGTCCCCGTGAATTTGAAGGAATGACAGTGCCTGACATCCTTCTTTCTGGTGATCATGCGAAAATTGCGCGTTGGCGTCGGAAAGAATCCCTTCGCCTGACGCTACAAAAACGGCCTGATTTATTAAAATCTGCTGAACTTTTGGACACGGATCGACGCTTGCTGCGAGAAATAGAACAGGAAGGCGGCGACGAAGAGTGA
- the rimM gene encoding ribosome maturation factor RimM (Essential for efficient processing of 16S rRNA): protein MMKNLIAVGKVIAPHGVRGELRIMPLTDFPDRFEQLSSLLLEDEKSLTIAQVRYHKQYVLLKFKGLDSRNDIEWLSGKILYIPRDQVMPLSEGQYYQFDLLGLEVFTEDEQYLGKLTDILETGSNDVYVIEQEQSGSKPLLIPALKKVVKKIDLENKKMIVVLQEEWDDHAH, encoded by the coding sequence ATGATGAAAAATTTGATAGCTGTAGGAAAAGTTATTGCCCCGCACGGTGTGCGGGGTGAACTTCGTATCATGCCTCTAACGGATTTCCCTGACCGATTTGAGCAGTTAAGTTCCCTGTTACTTGAGGATGAGAAGTCACTCACGATTGCTCAAGTAAGATATCATAAGCAGTATGTTTTGTTAAAATTTAAAGGCCTTGATTCGCGTAATGATATTGAGTGGCTCAGCGGAAAAATTCTTTATATTCCACGCGATCAAGTTATGCCTTTGTCTGAAGGCCAGTATTATCAGTTCGATTTACTTGGTCTTGAGGTTTTTACTGAAGACGAACAGTATTTAGGTAAACTGACAGATATTCTGGAGACAGGCAGTAATGATGTTTATGTCATTGAACAGGAACAGTCAGGTAGTAAGCCGTTACTTATTCCCGCCTTGAAAAAAGTTGTGAAGAAGATTGATCTTGAGAATAAAAAAATGATCGTAGTCTTGCAGGAAGAATGGGATGACCATGCGCATTGA